The sequence below is a genomic window from Anaerocolumna chitinilytica.
AAATGTGGTTTTAGAGAAATAGGATATCGAGAAAGACTAGGTAAAATGGATAATGGTAAATGGTATGATGTTGTGTTGGTTGAAAGAAGAAGTAAAATTGAAGGTTTATGATTGGAGGTGTAGTTTATGATAGCTTTAATAGTAGTGATGATACTTTTATTTGCTCTTTCATTATTTCCAAATGAAAATAATGCAGCTTACGATGAATACTGTCGTAATGAATGTTGGAGTAGAAGAAAGCCATGTTGCATAAGATAAATATCTATAAAGTGTACAATAAAATAGACTGCCTTAGGCAGTCTATTTATAAATGAACATATTGACGGGTGTCGATATGTTGTTTATAATATATATCGATAAATATAGATATGAGGTAAATTAATGAAAGAGGTATACGAACAAAATGCGAGAGTATTCAAAGCTCTATGTGATCCCAATCGCTTGATGATAATTGATTTATTAAAGAATGGTGAAAAATGTGCTTGTAACTTACTAGAAGAATTGAATATATCTCAATCAACTTTATCACATCACATGAAACTACTTTGTGATTCAGGTGTTATAAACTGTAGGAGAGATGGTAAATGGATGCACTATTCTCTTAGTATGAAAGGATTTACTAAAGCAAACCAATTATTAGCACAAATAATGGAGGCATCTGTATTGATTGATTTTGAAAATAGTTGCTGCTGTGAATAAAGTAGGAGGAGGTATATGAAAAGGATAGTTTTATATCCTATTCCAGTTGTGGTATGCCTTAATATTTAGGAGGAGAACAACTGGTGCATATTCTGTAATATAACGATATTACTGCAGCTAGTAATAATTTTGAACTGGCAATAGCCGTTGCTGTTGCAGTTTTTGGAATTACATCTAATCAAGTATTTGCAGCTGTCATAGGGCCATTAATAGAGGTTCCGGTTATGATTGCCTTAG
It includes:
- a CDS encoding ArsR/SmtB family transcription factor: MKEVYEQNARVFKALCDPNRLMIIDLLKNGEKCACNLLEELNISQSTLSHHMKLLCDSGVINCRRDGKWMHYSLSMKGFTKANQLLAQIMEASVLIDFENSCCCE